A stretch of Candidatus Dormiibacterota bacterium DNA encodes these proteins:
- the ruvA gene encoding Holliday junction branch migration protein RuvA: MIALLSGRVAALDGSTAIIDTGGVGYEVGCHLRTVAALHEWSVGEVPVTLHIHTSVSADAIRLYGFLGAAELRLFRLLLGVERIGPKAALGILGRADLPTLVRALRSGDVALLATVPGIGRKTAERIVLELRDRLDDMALPGDATATAPEQRTVAAAVEGLVALGFREPEARAAVAAGVAESGTEVAVGALVAAALRRLDRVPT, translated from the coding sequence ATGATCGCGCTGCTCAGCGGCCGGGTCGCCGCGCTCGACGGCTCGACCGCGATCATCGACACCGGCGGGGTCGGCTACGAGGTGGGCTGCCACCTGCGCACCGTCGCCGCCCTCCACGAGTGGTCGGTGGGCGAGGTGCCGGTCACCCTCCACATCCACACCTCGGTGAGCGCCGACGCCATCCGCCTCTACGGCTTCCTCGGCGCCGCCGAGCTGCGGCTGTTCCGGCTGCTCCTCGGCGTGGAGCGGATCGGGCCCAAGGCGGCGCTCGGCATCCTCGGCCGCGCCGACCTGCCCACCCTGGTGCGGGCGCTGCGCAGCGGCGACGTCGCCCTCCTCGCCACCGTGCCGGGGATCGGTCGCAAGACCGCCGAGCGGATCGTGCTCGAGCTCCGCGACCGGCTCGACGACATGGCCCTGCCCGGCGACGCCACCGCCACCGCTCCCGAGCAGCGCACCGTGGCGGCGGCGGTCGAGGGCCTGGTGGCGCTCGGCTTCCGCGAGCCCGAGGCCCGCGCCGCGGTGGCCGCGGGGGTGGCCGAGAGCGGCACCGAGGTCGCCGTCGGCGCCCTGGTCGCCGCCGCCCTGCGCCGCCTCGACCGGGTGCCGACGTGA
- the ruvB gene encoding Holliday junction branch migration DNA helicase RuvB, whose amino-acid sequence MTDPDPRVVAPAEVEEDRAEESALRPRRIADFVGQPAVREQLGILLEAARGRGEALDHVLLHGPPGLGKTTLAQIIAAEMGVRLRTTSGPAIEHQGTLASILTNLEANDVFFVDEIHRLSRTVEEALYPAMEDFAFDWVAGKGAGAQAMRLSLQRFTVVGATTRAGALGGPLRDRFGITIRLDFYEVAELCAIIRRSAGLLGIEIDGDGALLLAARARGTPRIANRLLRRARDYAQVRAAGHIDAAVAERALRVLGVDAGGLDEMDRRVLGVLCGAYSGRPVGLQTLAVSVQEDSDTVEDVVEPYLIRLGYIARTPSGRLATAGAYRHLGLPVPPGAPGAVAVQPELL is encoded by the coding sequence GTGACCGATCCCGACCCCCGGGTGGTAGCTCCGGCCGAGGTGGAGGAGGATCGCGCCGAGGAGTCCGCGCTCCGCCCCAGGCGGATCGCCGACTTCGTCGGCCAGCCGGCGGTACGCGAGCAGCTCGGCATCCTCCTCGAGGCGGCGCGGGGGAGGGGGGAGGCGCTCGACCACGTGCTCCTCCACGGCCCTCCGGGGCTGGGCAAGACCACCCTCGCCCAGATCATCGCGGCCGAGATGGGGGTGCGGCTGCGCACCACCAGCGGGCCGGCGATCGAGCACCAGGGCACCCTGGCGTCGATCCTCACCAACCTGGAGGCCAACGACGTCTTCTTCGTCGACGAGATCCACCGCCTCAGTCGCACCGTCGAGGAGGCCCTGTACCCGGCGATGGAGGACTTCGCCTTCGACTGGGTGGCGGGCAAGGGCGCCGGCGCCCAGGCGATGCGCCTCAGCCTGCAGCGGTTCACCGTGGTCGGGGCCACCACCCGGGCGGGGGCGCTCGGAGGCCCCCTCCGCGACCGCTTCGGCATCACCATCCGGCTCGACTTCTACGAGGTCGCCGAGCTCTGCGCGATCATCCGCCGCTCCGCCGGGCTGCTCGGGATCGAGATCGACGGCGACGGCGCACTCCTTCTCGCGGCTCGCGCCCGGGGCACCCCGCGGATCGCCAACCGGCTGCTGCGCCGGGCCCGCGACTACGCTCAGGTGCGCGCCGCGGGCCACATCGACGCCGCCGTCGCCGAGCGGGCGCTGCGCGTGCTCGGGGTCGACGCGGGCGGTCTCGACGAGATGGACCGTCGGGTGCTCGGGGTGCTCTGTGGCGCCTACTCGGGCCGGCCGGTGGGGCTGCAGACCCTCGCCGTCAGCGTCCAGGAGGACAGCGACACCGTCGAGGACGTGGTCGAGCCCTACCTCATCCGCCTCGGCTACATCGCCCGTACCCCCTCCGGGCGGCTGGCCACCGCCGGCGCCTACCGCCACCTCGGCCTGCCCGTGCCCCCCGGGGCGCCCGGCGCCGTCGCGGTGCAGCCGGAGCTGCTCTGA
- a CDS encoding CvpA family protein, protein MTLAIDIAAVLIIFVNAVAGWRYGIVGRMIAFAGLYAGVAAASFLGNGIAHYFFGRGSATDLYTSAWTFLGVLVVVVILVEILAALYGDKVRSLTALAFDRTAGLIAGGVVGFFEIALICLVAVSVGNVKGAPGQQNLPGNRTAAANAVHNGIVGGRIYTIEPGVQDLFKPALPSDLPGHLAELTAP, encoded by the coding sequence GTGACCCTGGCCATCGACATCGCCGCGGTGCTGATCATCTTCGTCAACGCCGTCGCCGGCTGGCGCTACGGCATCGTCGGCCGGATGATCGCCTTCGCCGGGCTGTACGCCGGCGTCGCCGCCGCCAGCTTCCTCGGCAACGGCATCGCCCACTATTTCTTCGGCCGCGGCTCCGCCACCGACCTCTACACCTCGGCCTGGACCTTCCTCGGCGTGCTCGTGGTGGTGGTCATCCTCGTCGAGATCCTCGCCGCCCTCTACGGCGACAAGGTCCGCTCGCTCACCGCCCTCGCCTTCGACCGCACCGCCGGCCTGATCGCCGGGGGCGTGGTCGGGTTCTTCGAGATCGCCCTCATCTGTCTGGTGGCGGTGTCGGTGGGCAACGTCAAGGGTGCCCCCGGGCAGCAGAACCTCCCCGGCAACCGCACCGCGGCGGCCAACGCCGTTCACAACGGCATCGTCGGCGGTCGCATCTACACCATCGAGCCGGGGGTCCAGGACCTCTTCAAGCCGGCGCTGCCCAGCGACCTCCCCGGGCACCTGGCCGAGCTGACCGCCCCATAG
- the tyrS gene encoding tyrosine--tRNA ligase codes for MGQSIDEFARGTEHLEDRAHLAARLDRGDRLRIKFGVDPTAPDIHLGHTVPMRRLRAWQEAGHLPVIIIGDWTARIGDPTGRSETRPPLTPETVAANAQTYLDQLFSILDRERTEVRFQSEWFDGIGLSEILRLCAGRTVGQLLQRADFSERMAAERPIGVHELLYPLLQGYDSVAVDADLEIGGTDQLFNLLAARDVQRWYGRPVQDVATFPILEGTDGVRKMSKSLGNYIGVAEPAEDQYGKAMSIPDGLIVRWLTLATDVPAPEVEEIARELAAAEVNPRDAKARLARAIVAQFHGDAAAEAAEAAFRRVHAGGGLPEEMPEAALPTGEGDRDAVAFVADALRAAGEGGRSNSDLRRTFAQNGVSLHDRPAGLRHLLTDPKTPIRFAANGDSEPRVVVGEGGVTVRPGAVLQLGRKTFVRCVAG; via the coding sequence ATGGGTCAGAGCATCGACGAGTTCGCGCGGGGGACCGAGCACCTGGAGGACCGGGCCCACCTCGCGGCGCGGCTCGACCGGGGTGATCGGCTGCGGATCAAGTTCGGGGTCGACCCCACCGCTCCGGATATCCACCTCGGGCACACCGTGCCGATGCGGCGGCTGCGGGCGTGGCAGGAGGCGGGCCACCTGCCGGTGATCATCATCGGTGACTGGACGGCGCGGATCGGCGATCCCACCGGACGCTCGGAGACGCGTCCACCGCTGACCCCGGAGACGGTGGCGGCCAACGCCCAGACCTACCTCGACCAGCTCTTCTCGATCCTCGACCGGGAGCGCACCGAGGTGCGCTTCCAGAGCGAGTGGTTCGACGGCATCGGGCTCTCCGAGATCCTCCGCCTCTGCGCCGGGCGCACCGTCGGCCAGCTGCTCCAGCGCGCCGACTTCTCCGAGCGGATGGCGGCGGAGCGGCCGATCGGCGTCCACGAGCTGCTCTACCCGCTGCTCCAGGGATACGACTCCGTGGCCGTCGACGCCGACCTCGAGATCGGCGGCACCGACCAGCTCTTCAACCTGCTCGCCGCCCGGGATGTGCAGCGCTGGTACGGGAGGCCGGTCCAGGACGTGGCCACCTTCCCGATCCTCGAGGGCACCGACGGGGTCCGGAAGATGAGCAAGAGCCTGGGCAACTACATCGGGGTCGCCGAGCCCGCCGAGGACCAGTACGGCAAGGCGATGTCGATCCCCGACGGGCTCATCGTCCGCTGGCTGACCCTGGCCACCGACGTGCCCGCGCCCGAGGTGGAGGAGATCGCCCGCGAGCTCGCCGCCGCGGAGGTGAATCCCCGCGACGCCAAGGCCCGGCTGGCCCGGGCGATCGTCGCCCAGTTCCACGGCGACGCCGCCGCGGAGGCGGCCGAGGCGGCGTTCCGACGGGTCCACGCGGGCGGCGGCCTCCCCGAGGAGATGCCGGAGGCGGCGCTGCCCACCGGCGAGGGCGACCGCGACGCCGTCGCGTTCGTCGCCGACGCGCTCCGGGCCGCCGGGGAGGGAGGCCGTTCGAACAGCGACCTGCGGCGCACGTTCGCCCAGAACGGCGTCTCCCTCCACGACCGGCCCGCCGGCCTGCGCCACCTCCTCACCGATCCGAAGACGCCGATCCGGTTCGCCGCCAACGGCGATTCGGAGCCCCGGGTGGTGGTCGGGGAGGGTGGGGTGACGGTGCGGCCGGGGGCGGTGCTCCAGCTCGGCAGGAAGACCTTCGTCCGGTGCGTCGCCGGCTGA
- the lepB gene encoding signal peptidase I, producing the protein MSVAGRRKLLSRPWRDLIEVAALALGLYVVVSLALQTVRVDGVSMVPTLTNGDLLFADKLSYHLHAPQRGDIIVLKPPGDINQDFIKRVIGVPGDTIEIDTSSSSDGSRRAAVLIKPAGATSFERLSEPYLAASDPWTDNGYCCDAAGRATVQPQPLTIPRNEYFVMGDNRNISEDSRALGLIPRANVLARAWVRVWPAGHLGALGTGPALVAAGVPVLPGMLLWRRRRRLRRALADPPSTRRRQGEGGQRRRS; encoded by the coding sequence ATGAGCGTGGCGGGCCGCCGGAAGCTGCTCTCCCGGCCCTGGCGCGACCTCATCGAGGTGGCCGCGCTCGCCCTCGGGCTCTACGTGGTGGTCTCGCTGGCGCTGCAGACGGTCCGCGTCGACGGCGTCAGCATGGTGCCGACCCTGACCAACGGCGACCTGCTCTTCGCCGACAAGCTCTCCTACCACCTGCACGCGCCCCAGCGCGGCGACATCATCGTGCTCAAGCCGCCCGGGGACATCAACCAGGACTTCATCAAGCGGGTGATCGGGGTGCCCGGCGACACCATCGAGATCGACACCTCGTCGTCGAGCGACGGCAGCCGGCGCGCCGCGGTGCTGATCAAGCCCGCCGGGGCCACCTCCTTCGAGCGTCTCTCCGAGCCCTACCTGGCCGCCAGCGACCCCTGGACCGACAACGGCTACTGCTGCGACGCCGCGGGCCGCGCGACGGTGCAGCCGCAGCCGCTCACCATCCCCAGGAACGAGTACTTCGTGATGGGCGACAACCGGAACATCTCCGAGGACTCGCGCGCGCTGGGGCTGATCCCCCGGGCGAACGTCCTGGCGCGCGCCTGGGTGCGGGTCTGGCCGGCCGGCCACCTCGGCGCCCTCGGCACCGGCCCCGCCCTGGTCGCCGCCGGAGTTCCCGTGCTCCCCGGGATGCTGCTCTGGCGGCGGCGCCGCCGGCTGCGGAGAGCGCTCGCGGATCCGCCGTCCACGCGCCGGCGGCAGGGGGAGGGCGGTCAGCGACGAAGGAGCTGA
- a CDS encoding biotin/lipoyl-binding protein yields MKLTVRRRLVVPAAVAVAVAGGGAALVAQHGASGSTQYRTAVATLGTVTQTISLSGSLAPVGETDLDFGSSGRVTAVDVHPGQAVTAGQALATIDPAALQAALTQAQATLSSAQARLSLDQAGPTAQSLAQAQAAVRTGQTQVQGAQTALADTQVIDQTSITSAQNALTAAQAKLAADRANSCPAAPTPTPAPSASPSPGSCASAQQISGDTAAATAARDGVSSAQAKAQQSEHQAQSQLSAAQVQLQNAQGSLTALQQGTTTQQVQIDQSQVQIDQINVDNAQKALTQATLTAPLAGAVAQVNVTVGQIAASGGSTSTGSSSAAGGGSSSTGSSTTHAIVILTPGAFQVVGAVSDAQVNQIAVGQLARVSVAGASQAISGRVTGIAPVATVTSGVATFPVTVVLDGTNPSLHSGVSASIAVVVNQAVHVITVPSSAIHPSGGTDSVQALVNGQPQAVPVTIGASDALRTQIVSGLNEGDTVVIATVSGTVPTPNASTLLGGGRGAGGGRGGTGRAGG; encoded by the coding sequence ATGAAGCTGACCGTCCGCCGCCGCCTGGTGGTGCCCGCCGCCGTCGCCGTCGCCGTCGCAGGTGGCGGTGCGGCGCTGGTGGCGCAGCACGGCGCCTCCGGGTCGACCCAGTACCGCACCGCGGTTGCGACCCTGGGCACGGTGACCCAGACGATCTCGCTCTCCGGGAGCCTCGCCCCGGTCGGCGAGACCGACCTCGACTTCGGCTCCTCGGGACGGGTGACCGCGGTCGACGTCCACCCCGGGCAGGCGGTGACCGCCGGCCAGGCCCTCGCCACCATCGATCCCGCCGCGCTCCAGGCGGCGCTCACCCAGGCCCAGGCCACCCTCTCCAGCGCCCAGGCGCGACTGTCGCTCGACCAGGCGGGGCCGACCGCGCAGAGCCTCGCCCAGGCCCAGGCGGCGGTGCGCACGGGACAGACCCAGGTGCAGGGTGCGCAGACCGCGCTCGCCGACACCCAGGTGATCGACCAGACCTCGATCACCTCGGCGCAGAACGCGCTCACCGCCGCCCAGGCGAAGCTGGCCGCCGACAGGGCCAACAGCTGCCCGGCCGCCCCCACCCCGACCCCCGCCCCTTCGGCGAGCCCCTCGCCCGGCAGCTGCGCCAGCGCGCAGCAGATCAGCGGCGACACCGCCGCAGCGACCGCCGCGCGGGACGGCGTCAGCTCCGCCCAGGCCAAGGCGCAGCAGAGCGAGCACCAGGCGCAGAGCCAGCTGAGCGCGGCGCAGGTGCAGCTCCAGAACGCCCAGGGCTCGCTCACCGCGCTGCAGCAGGGCACCACGACCCAGCAGGTGCAGATCGACCAGAGCCAGGTTCAGATCGACCAGATCAACGTCGACAACGCCCAGAAGGCGCTCACCCAGGCCACTCTCACCGCCCCCCTTGCCGGCGCGGTCGCGCAGGTGAACGTCACCGTCGGCCAGATCGCGGCCAGCGGCGGATCCACGTCGACCGGCTCGTCCAGCGCCGCGGGCGGCGGGTCGAGCAGCACCGGCTCCAGCACCACCCACGCCATCGTCATCCTCACCCCCGGCGCCTTCCAGGTGGTCGGCGCGGTGAGCGACGCCCAGGTCAACCAGATCGCCGTCGGCCAGCTCGCCCGCGTCAGCGTGGCCGGGGCCAGCCAGGCGATCAGCGGCAGGGTGACCGGCATCGCCCCGGTGGCGACGGTCACCTCCGGCGTGGCCACATTCCCGGTGACGGTGGTGCTCGACGGCACCAATCCGTCGCTGCACTCGGGCGTCTCCGCCTCGATCGCGGTGGTGGTCAACCAGGCCGTGCACGTGATCACCGTGCCGTCCAGCGCGATCCATCCCAGCGGCGGCACCGACAGCGTCCAGGCCCTGGTCAACGGCCAGCCGCAGGCCGTCCCGGTGACGATCGGCGCCTCCGACGCGCTGCGCACCCAGATCGTCTCCGGTCTCAACGAGGGCGACACCGTGGTGATCGCCACGGTGAGCGGCACCGTCCCCACCCCCAACGCCAGCACCCTTCTCGGCGGCGGCCGGGGCGCCGGCGGCGGCCGTGGCGGCACCGGCCGCGCCGGAGGCTGA
- a CDS encoding YebC/PmpR family DNA-binding transcriptional regulator, protein MSGHSKWAGIKHKKAIVDAKRGQVFTKVAREITVAVREGGNDVDGNFRLRLAIQKAREVNMPADNIERAIQRGVGGKEGAQLEDIRYEGYGPHGVAVMVDVLTDNRNRTVAALRNMFTRSGGSLGESNTVAWMFRQEGVLRLDAGAADPEELALEVLDAVDVGEEGDVAVDGGSVQVTVAPTRFEEVRRTLEDRGYTIENAEVTMAPSTSVAVDAKQAPAVLRLLDSLEEHDDVQQVYANVEIPDEVLESVG, encoded by the coding sequence ATGTCCGGTCACAGCAAATGGGCGGGGATCAAGCACAAGAAGGCGATCGTCGACGCCAAGCGCGGACAGGTCTTCACCAAGGTCGCCCGCGAGATCACCGTCGCGGTCCGTGAGGGCGGCAACGACGTCGACGGCAACTTCCGGCTCCGCCTCGCCATCCAGAAGGCGCGTGAGGTGAACATGCCCGCCGACAACATCGAGCGCGCCATCCAGCGCGGCGTCGGTGGCAAGGAGGGCGCCCAGCTCGAGGACATCCGCTACGAGGGCTACGGGCCCCACGGCGTGGCGGTCATGGTCGATGTGCTCACCGACAACCGCAATCGCACCGTGGCGGCGCTGCGGAACATGTTCACCCGCTCCGGCGGGTCGCTGGGAGAGAGCAACACCGTCGCCTGGATGTTCCGCCAGGAGGGCGTGCTCCGCCTCGACGCCGGCGCGGCCGACCCCGAGGAGCTCGCCCTCGAGGTGCTCGACGCCGTCGACGTGGGTGAGGAGGGCGACGTCGCCGTCGACGGCGGCTCGGTCCAGGTCACGGTCGCGCCGACCCGCTTCGAGGAGGTCCGCCGCACCCTCGAGGACCGTGGCTACACCATCGAGAACGCCGAGGTCACGATGGCCCCGAGCACCTCGGTGGCGGTCGACGCCAAGCAGGCGCCGGCGGTGCTGCGGCTGCTCGACTCGCTCGAGGAGCACGACGACGTCCAGCAGGTCTACGCCAACGTGGAGATCCCCGACGAGGTCCTCGAGTCGGTTGGCTGA
- a CDS encoding response regulator transcription factor, with protein sequence MRILVAEDEPGLLDVLVRGLSESGYLVDAVDRGDDALQQLKFYDYDVAIIDWRMPGMAGVEVVAAARRLKRPTAIIMLTAMDRPPDRIAGLDAGADDYLVKPFDFGELLARVRAVQRRPRGVDEPVLARGRLRLDPARREIELDGRPVALTVTEFNILELLMRRFPAVVDRRLIAQHAWPDETDPLGSNAIDVAMSRLRAKIPDSGTRIATVRGTGYRLEEA encoded by the coding sequence ATGCGCATCCTCGTCGCCGAGGACGAGCCCGGCCTTCTCGACGTTCTGGTGCGCGGGCTCAGCGAGAGCGGCTATCTGGTCGACGCCGTCGACCGCGGTGACGACGCCCTCCAGCAGCTGAAGTTCTACGACTACGATGTCGCCATCATCGACTGGCGGATGCCGGGGATGGCGGGGGTCGAAGTGGTCGCGGCGGCGCGCCGGCTCAAGCGTCCCACCGCGATCATCATGCTGACCGCGATGGACCGGCCCCCGGACCGCATCGCCGGCCTCGACGCCGGGGCCGACGACTACCTGGTCAAGCCGTTCGACTTCGGCGAGCTGCTCGCCCGCGTGCGTGCGGTGCAGCGGCGGCCGCGGGGGGTCGATGAGCCGGTGCTGGCGCGGGGCCGGCTGCGCCTCGACCCGGCGCGCCGGGAGATCGAGCTCGACGGGCGCCCGGTCGCCCTCACCGTCACCGAGTTCAACATCCTCGAGCTGCTGATGCGCCGCTTCCCCGCGGTCGTCGACCGCCGGCTGATCGCGCAGCACGCATGGCCCGACGAGACCGACCCGCTCGGGTCCAACGCCATCGACGTGGCGATGAGCCGGCTGCGGGCGAAGATCCCCGACTCGGGCACCCGCATCGCCACCGTGCGCGGCACCGGGTACCGGCTGGAGGAAGCGTGA
- a CDS encoding HAMP domain-containing sensor histidine kinase, with amino-acid sequence MKERLSGWVEDGRSWVQTVPTQVALRSTAAVAAVYLVLSAVVVLIVSHNLTAGLDQHVANALTSMQQYGRPIDTTPGDGQPNLGDPLGRRYGAPVVVWLVNAQGDAAPYGRNAAQVPNLPTADRHVTGPETISIAGTQVRVQGGPEALVSVNGSPPADGWVVVGQPTSGITSARDTILVAEVVVFPILVVLVFLGALAVGRRVAAPLERARLRQLEFTADASHELRTPLSVIEAEATLALSRPRDAESYRVSFGRVEVESKRLRRLVDDLLWLARFDAAPDPPDAEMVDLGVLAAGAVERFRPVAERRSQRISGTVTGPAAPTISAPPDWLDRLLGVLLDNACRYSGEAGEVRVSVATDSSHVRLSVEDSGPGIPPEQRAQVFDRFHRASTMPGGAGLGLAIGDAVVRATGGRWTVGESPTGGASMTVVWPRAGGEKNARSGDGRPVAEAPAPWVTAVTESKGSGS; translated from the coding sequence GTGAAGGAGCGCCTGAGCGGCTGGGTCGAGGATGGCCGCAGCTGGGTGCAGACCGTGCCGACCCAGGTGGCGCTACGCTCGACCGCCGCGGTCGCCGCGGTGTACCTGGTGCTCAGCGCGGTGGTGGTGCTGATCGTCAGCCACAACCTCACCGCCGGCCTCGACCAGCACGTCGCCAACGCGCTGACCTCGATGCAGCAGTATGGCCGGCCCATCGACACCACCCCCGGCGACGGCCAGCCGAACCTCGGCGACCCCCTCGGCCGCCGCTACGGAGCCCCGGTGGTGGTCTGGCTGGTGAACGCCCAGGGCGACGCCGCCCCCTATGGCAGGAACGCGGCCCAGGTCCCCAACCTCCCCACCGCCGACCGGCACGTCACCGGGCCGGAGACGATCTCGATCGCCGGCACCCAGGTGCGGGTGCAGGGCGGCCCGGAGGCGCTGGTGAGCGTCAACGGCAGCCCTCCGGCCGACGGCTGGGTGGTGGTCGGCCAGCCGACCTCGGGGATCACCTCGGCGCGGGACACCATCCTCGTCGCCGAGGTGGTGGTCTTCCCCATCCTGGTGGTGCTGGTGTTCCTCGGCGCGCTGGCGGTCGGCCGCCGGGTCGCCGCCCCCCTGGAGCGGGCCCGGCTGCGCCAGCTCGAGTTCACCGCCGACGCCTCGCACGAGCTGCGCACCCCGCTCTCAGTGATCGAGGCGGAGGCGACGCTGGCGCTCAGCCGGCCCCGCGACGCGGAGTCGTACCGGGTCAGCTTCGGCCGGGTCGAGGTGGAGAGCAAGCGGCTGCGGCGGCTGGTCGACGACCTCCTCTGGCTGGCCCGCTTCGACGCCGCCCCCGACCCGCCCGACGCCGAGATGGTCGACCTCGGGGTGCTCGCCGCCGGCGCGGTGGAGCGATTCCGCCCCGTGGCCGAGCGCCGCTCCCAGCGCATCTCCGGGACGGTGACCGGTCCAGCGGCGCCGACGATCAGCGCGCCGCCGGACTGGCTCGACCGCCTTCTCGGGGTGCTCCTCGACAACGCCTGCCGCTACAGCGGCGAGGCTGGCGAGGTGCGGGTGAGCGTGGCCACCGACAGCTCCCACGTCCGCCTCAGCGTCGAGGACTCCGGGCCGGGCATCCCCCCCGAGCAGCGCGCACAGGTCTTCGACCGCTTCCACCGCGCCAGCACCATGCCGGGCGGCGCCGGGCTGGGGCTGGCGATCGGCGACGCGGTGGTCCGCGCCACCGGCGGCCGCTGGACGGTCGGCGAGTCGCCCACGGGCGGTGCCAGCATGACCGTGGTCTGGCCCCGCGCCGGCGGCGAGAAGAACGCGCGCTCCGGCGACGGCCGCCCCGTCGCGGAGGCGCCGGCCCCCTGGGTGACCGCTGTCACCGAGTCGAAAGGAAGCGGCTCGTAG
- a CDS encoding DNA-3-methyladenine glycosylase, whose protein sequence is MDPAGLPRAFFARPTVTVARELLGCILLVDAGTAEEVRARIVEVEAYLGTDDEASHAHRGPTPRAGIMFGAPGHLYVYLSYGVHHCANLVTEVEGRAGAVLLRAARVEAGEPAVRRRRRPDIPVAGLLRGPGNLCSGLGIDRADNGIDVCAAGGRLVVLPGGDPVPVAVGPRVGITRNADPLLRFAWSGDPAVSAPRLLSPGSPRSRAERRPPPPGHQLLRR, encoded by the coding sequence ATAGACCCGGCGGGCCTGCCCCGGGCCTTCTTCGCCCGTCCCACGGTGACGGTGGCCCGCGAGCTCCTCGGCTGCATCCTGCTGGTCGACGCCGGCACCGCCGAGGAGGTGCGGGCCCGCATCGTGGAGGTCGAGGCGTACCTCGGCACCGACGACGAGGCCTCCCACGCCCACCGCGGACCCACGCCACGCGCCGGCATCATGTTCGGCGCTCCCGGCCACCTCTACGTGTATCTCAGCTACGGCGTGCATCACTGCGCCAACCTGGTCACCGAGGTGGAGGGGAGGGCCGGGGCGGTGCTGCTCCGCGCCGCCCGGGTCGAGGCCGGCGAGCCCGCGGTGCGCCGCCGCCGCCGCCCCGACATCCCCGTCGCCGGGCTGCTGCGGGGCCCGGGCAACCTCTGCAGCGGGCTGGGCATCGACCGTGCCGACAACGGCATCGACGTCTGCGCCGCCGGCGGCCGGCTGGTGGTGCTGCCGGGCGGCGACCCGGTGCCGGTGGCGGTGGGCCCGCGGGTCGGGATCACCCGCAACGCCGACCCGCTCCTCCGCTTCGCCTGGAGCGGCGACCCGGCGGTGTCGGCGCCGCGCCTGCTCTCTCCAGGCTCTCCGCGCTCACGCGCGGAACGGAGGCCGCCTCCCCCAGGCCATCAGCTCCTTCGTCGCTGA